DNA from Rhizobacter sp. J219:
GGCGCTGAAACCCGGCGGCACGTGCACACGGTAGTGCCGCGTCTTGCCGCCGTGCTCGAACGAGAACGTGTAGTCGCCCGGCCCCTTGATCGCACCATCGCCCGCGGCATGGGCGGGTGCGGCCAGCGCCATCGTGGTCGCCAGCAACGCCATCCAGCGCACAAGGCTCACTTGTTGCCCTTGGCGGCCTCGGCCTGCCGCTTGTATTCGTCGTGCGGCATGTTGGCCTTGGCCATGCAGCGCTGCTGCTCCTGCATGTCGACGATCTTGCGGCACTCGTTGCGCTGCATTTCCTGGCCGGTGCCATAGAGCTGCTGCGACGAGCAGGCCTGCACCATCAGGACGGTGACCACGAGGGGAATGGATCGCACCTGCGCCTCCTGCGAAAGAAGAAGGCGCCACCATACTGCATCTTCATGGCACGGCGAGGGCGGTGCCGGCAAGTGCCGGGTTCGCGCTCAGGGTCGGCGTCTGCAGCGCGCGTTGCGAGGGCGCCCGCGGCACCCGCTTGAGCAGGTCGCCCACCCGCGGGCCGACATAGCGGAAGGCGCTCTGCAGCGTGACCGGCGCACCGGGCGCCGCGGCGGCACGGCCCGACAGCGCTTCGATCAGGGCGTAGGTGAAGGCGCCATGCTGCGGCGTGTTGCCGGCCGGGTCGGGCGGGATTTCGTACGACAGCTGATCGCCCTGCGACGACGACAGCACCGCGATCTGCGCCGCCGCGCTTCGCTTGGACAGGGCATACGGGTCGTTGCGCCCGTCGGCGCTTCCGGCGTGGCAGGTGTCGAGCACGAGGATGCGCTTGCCCGGCACACGCTTGAGCAGCGCATGCAGCTCGGTGCCGCTCATCAGGCTGGCGGCGGCGCGCACGTCGACCGGCTGCCCGGGCTTGGCGCTCACCACGGCGAGCAGGTCCTGCTGGGTCGTGTCTTGCGTGAGGAAGTAGTACTCGCCCGAAGCCGGGTCGGGCGTGAAGCCGTGCGAGGCCACGAAGACGAGCACGGTGTCGTCGGGGCTCACCTGCTCCAGCTCCTTCAGGCGCGAGACGAGGTTGGCCTTGGTCGGCTGGTCGGGTGTGCCGTCGGCCAGCAGCACGGTGCTCACACTGCTGAAGAGCTTGCCGGTGTGGCGGGTGAGCACCGCGGCCAGCTCGCGGGCGTCGCGCGTGGTGTTGGGCAGCTGGGTGACACGCACCTTGCAGTCGCCGCGCGCTTCGCAGGCGAGCACGCTGTCGAAGCGAGACACACCGGTCACCACCAGCCACAGCTTGCCGGGCCGCGCGCGGCCGGCGGCTGGTGGCGCGAGCGGGGCCGATTCGTCGATGCCCAGCGAGCGCTCGGTCTCGGCCTCGACGCGGATCACCGAGCCCGCGCCGTGCACCCGCGCGGTCACCGTGCGGACCAGGCGCTGCGCATCGCCCGGCGCGACCCGCCGCTCGGCCGGGCGCAGCACCGGCACGCCGTCGACATATACCCCGACTTCGTCGATCGGCTGGCCGGTGGATTCGGCACTCAGGCGCACCGCCACCGTGCCGGCCTCGGCGCCCGGCGTGATCGCCTCGATGCTCACGCGCGGCGCGGCCATCTGGCGCAGCGTCTCGGCCAGTTGCTGCGCGCTCGCGATGGCGGCCAGCGTGGCCGGCCGCAAGGCGGCGCGCACGAGATCGGGCCGGTAGAGGCGTCGCTCGAACTGCACCGCACGATGGAAGTCGGGGCTGCGGTCGTCGCCACGGTTGACGAGCCAGCCCACGTACTGGTCGCCCTGCGGCGACGAGGCGTAGTAGCCGTCAGCCCGCCAGGCCACCCAGTCGCTGCCGTTGTTGTGCACGAAGAGGCCCAGCAGCTCGCGGCCACTGTCCACGCCAAACCAGCGCAGCGTGCCGTCGCCAAGCGCCACCACCACCTTCCTGCCATCTGCGGTGATGAGGGTGTGGTACGCCGGTGCGCCGAGGTACGGTGGGTTCTCCCAGCCCTTGAGCGGGCGGCCTTGTGCATCGACCAGGTGCAGGCGCCATTGCGTGCCGAAGGCTGCGATGGGCTGGGAGGCGTGCACAGCCCAGCTGCGCACGCTCTCTTCGCGGTCGAGCACCACGGTCTTGCCATTGACGCGCGTCGGCTCACGGTAGGCATAGATGCCGGTGGCCGTCTCCACTTTCACGGCGCCGCTGCGCCGCGCCGGCTGCAGGGCCGGGTCGTCGAGCGCTTCGGTGGACAACACGGCCAGCTGCTGGGGTGCAGCCAGGTTCACCCGCAGGCGTGAGGCATCGCCGCGCGACAGCACCAGCGACTGGCCGTCGGCCGACACACGCAAGGCGTTCGCATCGGCCCGCTGGCCGTGGAAATCGATGTTGTGAGGCAGGCGCTGCTGCGGCTGGCCGTCGCGGTCGATCACCACCTGCCCGTCGTCCCCCACGCGCGTGAGCGAAGGCACGGTGGTCGCCAGCACGATGCGCCCTTGCGGCAGGGGCAGCATGTTGCTGATCTGCTGGCGGCCCACGTTCCAGCGCTCCAGCGGGCCGGAACGCACATCGCGCACACGGTAGACCGGGGTGGGTCCGTCGCCTGCCACGTTGCCATTTACATAGAGCGTGCTGCTGTCGGGCGACCACGCGATGCAGCACAACGACTGCTGGTCAGACGCCTCGGGCCGCAGCGTGCGCCGCACCGCGAGCGTGGCCGCGTCCATCACCGTGACCTCGGGCTGCTGGTGTCCACCATCGGACTTGTAGCGCACGCCGAACGCCAGCCACCGGCCGTCGGGCGAGAAGCGGATGCCGCCCAGCTCGGAGCCGGTGCACTGCGGCTGGCCGGCGGCCACCGGCGGGTACTGCGCCCGGAACGCGAGGGCCATGTCGCGGCCGTAGACCCGCACGCAGCCGTCTTCGGATGTCGTGGCCAGGCGGCCGTCGGGACCGTGGTGCACGAAGGTGACGGGCCCGCCATACGCGGCGTCGCCCCCCGCCGGCGCGCCGCTCTCGGCATCGATCAGCTGCAGTCCGCCCCGGCCCAACCCGACGGCGAGTCGCCTGCCATCGGGCGAGAGGTCGAGCGAGACCACCACATCGTTGTCGAAACGACCGAGCTTGCCGGTGATGCGCCCCCGCTCCGCATCGACCACATAGATGTGCGCCGCCTTCGCCCAGGCCCAGCCGGTGATGCCGGCCACGTAGACGCGTTGCCCGTCACGGCTCACCGCCAGCCCGTAAGGCGTGCCTTCGATGCCGGGCTCGGCCGGCAGGTACACGGTGCG
Protein-coding regions in this window:
- a CDS encoding caspase family protein encodes the protein MSLRRAWLALVLALAGPWCMAAVPSATPQLRLVQEMHNAPLGQIRGDAAHTRLYTVSADKTLRIWRMADLQLLRTVYLPAEPGIEGTPYGLAVSRDGQRVYVAGITGWAWAKAAHIYVVDAERGRITGKLGRFDNDVVVSLDLSPDGRRLAVGLGRGGLQLIDAESGAPAGGDAAYGGPVTFVHHGPDGRLATTSEDGCVRVYGRDMALAFRAQYPPVAAGQPQCTGSELGGIRFSPDGRWLAFGVRYKSDGGHQQPEVTVMDAATLAVRRTLRPEASDQQSLCCIAWSPDSSTLYVNGNVAGDGPTPVYRVRDVRSGPLERWNVGRQQISNMLPLPQGRIVLATTVPSLTRVGDDGQVVIDRDGQPQQRLPHNIDFHGQRADANALRVSADGQSLVLSRGDASRLRVNLAAPQQLAVLSTEALDDPALQPARRSGAVKVETATGIYAYREPTRVNGKTVVLDREESVRSWAVHASQPIAAFGTQWRLHLVDAQGRPLKGWENPPYLGAPAYHTLITADGRKVVVALGDGTLRWFGVDSGRELLGLFVHNNGSDWVAWRADGYYASSPQGDQYVGWLVNRGDDRSPDFHRAVQFERRLYRPDLVRAALRPATLAAIASAQQLAETLRQMAAPRVSIEAITPGAEAGTVAVRLSAESTGQPIDEVGVYVDGVPVLRPAERRVAPGDAQRLVRTVTARVHGAGSVIRVEAETERSLGIDESAPLAPPAAGRARPGKLWLVVTGVSRFDSVLACEARGDCKVRVTQLPNTTRDARELAAVLTRHTGKLFSSVSTVLLADGTPDQPTKANLVSRLKELEQVSPDDTVLVFVASHGFTPDPASGEYYFLTQDTTQQDLLAVVSAKPGQPVDVRAAASLMSGTELHALLKRVPGKRILVLDTCHAGSADGRNDPYALSKRSAAAQIAVLSSSQGDQLSYEIPPDPAGNTPQHGAFTYALIEALSGRAAAAPGAPVTLQSAFRYVGPRVGDLLKRVPRAPSQRALQTPTLSANPALAGTALAVP